Proteins encoded in a region of the Podarcis muralis chromosome 2, rPodMur119.hap1.1, whole genome shotgun sequence genome:
- the LOC114592143 gene encoding uncharacterized protein LOC114592143 isoform X1 yields MEKASDGSGKVPQIVQVMYFKGPQRPVSQPPETGLPQQQEAQWQEFLNALQPPHAGRANSLPTEQVPWDDARTFLSAFEQVAEACRWPREEWVGRLLPALRGGVEQFFCQLDPRDRTDFLKVKIALLRADAIRRESKRQHFRQCRYQELEGPRRIYNQLKELCRQWLKPDKYTKDQILEMIIQEQLLAMLPPEVQSWVKECGPEDCIEMVALAEDFLMGRRSARAWVRQVPATNSQEALPDAAQRQPYAGVSPNVMSAMANEMASMRNSAMVVPPDGQGMTGVGPTEEPEDVKNVLPLQNPLHLAAMQENGSNASVSEGLFPTPEMNPLPQHQESIFPQQMNYGDTILGSLLSDRLRTKIKMENSDDDLETEFSFEGLPDEPAEGDSNTEVSDPSPEGKEDEQMGKGGKRKRKCVRRKGRYYPREKKHICPECGYMAYYLSEMVRHIKTHLTKGAYKCLECGMTYKEKSSLEAHQQVHMAQGDASSSQSYGATTSSAPMRKEHTCPTCGQVEATPECLFEHMIAHLEARPFKCPECEKTFRYKSHLALHQETLHSQQKNVTDYRRMPRAAPGPSTAENSPLLLQPLSTALTSAETYGASSPSKLLLSQSEGEGVPLSRYGTKTVKVVLTKFARLCNGRKHTCPECGFVSESLAGIIQHRRVHTGEVPHKCNKCGKCFKSSSYLDKHCSRNTCQQNSLAPDAPLEDGQVSYEGVEDPLPTIKTEEEEFEISPEGLTLSHEPALSEHPGEGSLSALAAMASSANFQKKQHTCPQCGYKARSLTDLVSHMRKHTGEKPYMCPRCGKNFAWKTSLRKHMLYISCSAKKPVPDTSVSNTPLVPQIPVAECDVTLGDEEELINILAKKAQKKGVKVQELPRKPSGGGSQAQGQQESTHDRETRAAKRSRYLWMEKNIQCPECGHKSYYISDLMRHQKSHGGEKPYKCPECWRAFSDPSVCSKHYKTVHQPDSRSGGRKKPVNRARSLQKEKKHTCGKCGHETYKLSTHLIHMKSHVGDGPFPCDKCGLNFTYKSNLSRHKKSHEEDLSNARKSSLSVHQQVATGNMVTVELKPLKVPVLSHMDDAKLAELRGRWGLCKQERGEKAEKPVASAEGASTAEGASAEGASTAEGDSTEGASTAEGDSTEDAKSDSAKDAEAEAAELELAEIKAKVRARLERFAYSKGAETNPCPPEQPDCPGGREATSQTAPVEEKPPPPESSASEKSSEGEPAAVADQQSSNTGDGPHESEDCGEAKLLCHQATHTEAKPYLCSVCGQDFMRKDSLEAHEKTHGFECSKRFEEAS; encoded by the exons ATGGAGAAAGCTTCAGACGGCTCGGGCAAAGTCCCCCAAATTGTACAGGTTATGTATTTTAAAGGGCCCCAAAGGCCTGTTTCTCAACCGCCTgaaactgggctgccccagcaaCAGGAAGCTCAGTGGCAAGAATTCCTGAATGCACTGCAGCCGCCTCATGCGGGAAGGGCAAATTCATTGCCTACGGAGCAGGTGCCATGGGACGACGCCAGGACATTCCTCTCCGCCTTTGAGCAAGTTGCCGAAGCCTGCCGGTGGCCGCGAGAAGAGTGGGTGGGCCGCCTTCTGCCGGCGCTGAGAGGCGGCGTGGAGCAGTTCTTTTGCCAGCTGGATCCCAGGGACAGGACTGACTTCCTGAAGGTGAAGATCGCCCTCCTTCGAGCAGACGCCATCCGCAGGGAGTCTAAGCGCCAGCACTTCCGACAGTGCCGCTACCAGGAGCTGGAAGGGCCGCGAAGAATTTACAACCAGCTGAAAGAACTCTGTCGCCAATGGTTGAAGCCAGACAAGTACACGAAGGATCAGATCCTGGAGATGATAATCCAGGAGCAGCTCCTGGCCATGTTGCCACCTGAAGTCCAGAGCTGGGTGAAGGAGTGTGGACCAGAAGACTGTATTGAGATGGTGGCTCTGGCAGAGGATTTCCTGATGGGGCGCCGCTCTGCCAGGGCATGGGTCAGGCAG GTGCCAGCCACAAACTCCCAGGAGGCTCTGCCAGATGCCGCTCAAAGGCAGCCCTACGCAGGGGTCAGCCCGAATGTCATGTCTGCAATGG CCAATGAAATGGCATCCATGAGGAACTCTGCTATGGTAGTACCTCCTGACGGGCAGGGAATGACTGGTGTTGGGCCAACTGAG GAGCCTGAGGATGTGAAGAATGTGCTACCTCTCCAGAATCCTCTGCACTTAGCAGCAATGCAGGAGAACGGCAGTAACGCCAGTGTTTCTG AGGGCCTGTTTCCGACACCTGAGATGAACCCTCTACCTCAACATCAGGAATCCATTTTCCCCCAGCAAATGAACTATGGAGACACTATTCTGGGCAGTCTTTTGA GTGATAGACTTCGGACCAAGATCAAAATGGAGAATTCTGATGATGATTTGGAGACGGAATTCAGCTTTGAGGGCTTACCAGATGAACCTGCAGAGGGTGATTCGAATACCGAGGTTTCTGACCCGAGTCCTGAGGGGAAAGAAGATGAGCAGATGGGGAAAGGCGGTAAACGGAAGAGGAAATGTGTGAGGAGGAAAGGCAGATATTACCCCAGGGAGAAAAAGCACATTTGTCCTGAGTGTGGGTACATGGCCTATTACCTTTCAGAAATGGTTAGACACATAAAAACCCACTTGACGAAAGGGGCCTATAAGTGCCTGGAGTGTGGGATGACCTACAAAGAGAAATCATCTCTGGAGGCCCACCAGCAAGTCCACATGGCCCAAGGTGATGCCAGCAGCAGCCAAAGTTATGGGGCAACGACCTCAAGTGCCCCGATGCGTAAAGAGCACACGTGCCCCACCTGTGGACAGGTCGAAGCTACACCAGAGTGTCTCTTTGAGCATATGATAGCCCACCTGGAGGCAAGGCCTTTCAAGTGTCCAGAATGTGAAAAAACCTTCCGGTATAAGTCGCATCTTGCTCTTCACCAGGAGACGCTACACTCTCAGCAAAAAAATGTTACGGATTACCGCAGGATGCCCAGAG ccGCCCCTGGGCCGAGCACGGCTGAAAACtctcctctgctgctgcagcccctgtcTACTGCTTTGACGAGCGCCGAGACCTATGGCGCTAGCTCCCCTTCAAAGCTGCTCTTGAGCCAATCCGAAGGAGAAGGAGTGCCTCTTTCTCGCTATGGGACAAAAACAGTGAAGGTGGTGCTGACCAAGTTTGCCAGGCTCTGCAATGGGAGGAAGCACACCTGCCCTGAATGTGGGTTTGTCTCTGAAAGCTTAGCGGGCATCATTCAACACAGGAGAGTGCACACGGGGGAGGTGCCCCATAAATGCAACAAATGTGGGAAATGCTTCAAGTCGTCGTCATACCTCGATAAACACTGCAGCAGAAATACATGCCAGCAAAACAGCCTTGCTCCAGATGCCCCTCTCGAAGACGGCCAGGTGTCATACGAAG GTGTTGAGGACCCTCTGCCCACAATTAAAacggaggaagaagagtttgagaTATCCCCAGAAGGTCTTACATTGAGTCACGAACCTGCTTTGAGTGAACACCCAGGAGAGGGCAGTTTGTCCGCGTTAGCTGCCATGGCAAGTTCAGCTAACTTTCAGAAAAAGCAACACACTTGCCCACAATGTGGGTACAAGGCTAGGAGTTTAACAGACCTTGTTTCCCATATGAGGAAACATACTGGAGAAAAGCCCTACATGTGCCCTCGGTGTGGAAAAAACTTTGCATGGAAAACGAGCCTTAGGAAACACATGTTATATATTTCCTGCTCAGCAAAGAAGCCTGTTCCTGACACCTCTGTTTCCAATACCCCTTTGGTTCCCCAGATTCCTGTGGCGGAATGTGACGTAACACTTGGCG ATGAGGAGGAGTTAATTAACATCCTGGCGAAAAAAGCTCAGAAAAAAGGAGTGAAAGTGCAGGAACTCCCCAGAAAACCTTCGGGTGGCGGATCtcaggctcaaggtcagcaagaATCGACTCACGACCGAGAAACCAGGGCTGCCAAGAGGAGCAGGTATCTATGGATGGAAAAGAACATCCAGTGTCCTGAATGTGGGCACAAATCCTACTATATCTCCGACCTGATGAGACACCAGAAAAGCCACGGaggcgagaagccctacaagtgcccTGAATGCTGGAGAGCTTTCTCTGACCCTTCTGTCTGCAGCAAACACTACAAGACAGTCCACCAGCCTGACAGTCGTTCTGGCGGCAGAAAGAAGCCCGTCAACAGAGCACGGAGCCTTCAGAAGGAGAAGAAGCACACGTGCGGCAAATGTGGGCATGAAACCTACAAATTGTCAACCCACCTTATCCATATGAAAAGCCATGTGGGTGACGGACCTTTTCCCTGTGACAAGTGCGGGCTAAACTTCACTTACAAATCGAATCTTTCCCGGCACAAAAAGTCCCACGAGGAAGATCTCTCCAATGCCAGAAAGAGCTCTCTCTCTGTACACCAGCAAGTTGCTACAG GCAACATGGTGACAGTGGAACTGAAACCTCTGAAAGTGCCGGTACTGAGCCACATGGACGATGCCAAGCTGGCTGAGCTCCGGGGACGATGGGGCCTTTGTAAAcaggaaaggggagaaaaagcAGAAAAGCCTGTTGCCTCCGCCGAGGGTGCTTCCACTGCTGAGGGTGCTTCCGCTGAGGGTGCTTCCACTGCCGAGGGTGATTCCACTGAGGGTGCTTCCACTGCCGAGGGTGATTCCACTGAGGATGCAAAGAGTGACTCGGCCAAGGACGCTGAGGCTGAGGCTGCGGAACTTGAGCTAGCAGAGATTAAAGCGAAAGTCCGTGCAAGGCTGGAAAGGTTTGCATATTCCAAAGGCGCGGAGACAAATCCCTGCCCGCCAGAGCAGCCAGACTGCCCCGGTGGAAGAGAAGCCACCAGCCAGACTGCCCCGGTGGAAGAGAAGCCACCACCTCCCGAAAGTTCTGCAAGCGAGAAATCCTCTGAGGGTGAGCCTGCCGCCGTAGCTGACCAACAGAGTAGCAACACAGGGGATGGGCCCCATGAAAGCGAGGATTGTGGGGAGGCCAAGCTGCTCTGCCACCAGGCCACGCACACAGAGGCAAAACCGTACCTCTGCTCCGTGTGCGGGCAGGATTTCATGCGGAAAGATTCCTTGGAAGCCCACGAGAAGACTCACGGCTTTGAGTGCAGCAAGCGCTTTGAGGAAGCCTCATAG
- the LOC114592143 gene encoding uncharacterized protein LOC114592143 isoform X2 — protein sequence MEKASDGSGKVPQIVQVMYFKGPQRPVSQPPETGLPQQQEAQWQEFLNALQPPHAGRANSLPTEQVPWDDARTFLSAFEQVAEACRWPREEWVGRLLPALRGGVEQFFCQLDPRDRTDFLKVKIALLRADAIRRESKRQHFRQCRYQELEGPRRIYNQLKELCRQWLKPDKYTKDQILEMIIQEQLLAMLPPEVQSWVKECGPEDCIEMVALAEDFLMGRRSARAWVRQVPATNSQEALPDAAQRQPYAGVSPNVMSAMANEMASMRNSAMVVPPDGQGMTGVGPTEEPEDVKNVLPLQNPLHLAAMQENGSNASVSGDRLRTKIKMENSDDDLETEFSFEGLPDEPAEGDSNTEVSDPSPEGKEDEQMGKGGKRKRKCVRRKGRYYPREKKHICPECGYMAYYLSEMVRHIKTHLTKGAYKCLECGMTYKEKSSLEAHQQVHMAQGDASSSQSYGATTSSAPMRKEHTCPTCGQVEATPECLFEHMIAHLEARPFKCPECEKTFRYKSHLALHQETLHSQQKNVTDYRRMPRAAPGPSTAENSPLLLQPLSTALTSAETYGASSPSKLLLSQSEGEGVPLSRYGTKTVKVVLTKFARLCNGRKHTCPECGFVSESLAGIIQHRRVHTGEVPHKCNKCGKCFKSSSYLDKHCSRNTCQQNSLAPDAPLEDGQVSYEGVEDPLPTIKTEEEEFEISPEGLTLSHEPALSEHPGEGSLSALAAMASSANFQKKQHTCPQCGYKARSLTDLVSHMRKHTGEKPYMCPRCGKNFAWKTSLRKHMLYISCSAKKPVPDTSVSNTPLVPQIPVAECDVTLGDEEELINILAKKAQKKGVKVQELPRKPSGGGSQAQGQQESTHDRETRAAKRSRYLWMEKNIQCPECGHKSYYISDLMRHQKSHGGEKPYKCPECWRAFSDPSVCSKHYKTVHQPDSRSGGRKKPVNRARSLQKEKKHTCGKCGHETYKLSTHLIHMKSHVGDGPFPCDKCGLNFTYKSNLSRHKKSHEEDLSNARKSSLSVHQQVATGNMVTVELKPLKVPVLSHMDDAKLAELRGRWGLCKQERGEKAEKPVASAEGASTAEGASAEGASTAEGDSTEGASTAEGDSTEDAKSDSAKDAEAEAAELELAEIKAKVRARLERFAYSKGAETNPCPPEQPDCPGGREATSQTAPVEEKPPPPESSASEKSSEGEPAAVADQQSSNTGDGPHESEDCGEAKLLCHQATHTEAKPYLCSVCGQDFMRKDSLEAHEKTHGFECSKRFEEAS from the exons ATGGAGAAAGCTTCAGACGGCTCGGGCAAAGTCCCCCAAATTGTACAGGTTATGTATTTTAAAGGGCCCCAAAGGCCTGTTTCTCAACCGCCTgaaactgggctgccccagcaaCAGGAAGCTCAGTGGCAAGAATTCCTGAATGCACTGCAGCCGCCTCATGCGGGAAGGGCAAATTCATTGCCTACGGAGCAGGTGCCATGGGACGACGCCAGGACATTCCTCTCCGCCTTTGAGCAAGTTGCCGAAGCCTGCCGGTGGCCGCGAGAAGAGTGGGTGGGCCGCCTTCTGCCGGCGCTGAGAGGCGGCGTGGAGCAGTTCTTTTGCCAGCTGGATCCCAGGGACAGGACTGACTTCCTGAAGGTGAAGATCGCCCTCCTTCGAGCAGACGCCATCCGCAGGGAGTCTAAGCGCCAGCACTTCCGACAGTGCCGCTACCAGGAGCTGGAAGGGCCGCGAAGAATTTACAACCAGCTGAAAGAACTCTGTCGCCAATGGTTGAAGCCAGACAAGTACACGAAGGATCAGATCCTGGAGATGATAATCCAGGAGCAGCTCCTGGCCATGTTGCCACCTGAAGTCCAGAGCTGGGTGAAGGAGTGTGGACCAGAAGACTGTATTGAGATGGTGGCTCTGGCAGAGGATTTCCTGATGGGGCGCCGCTCTGCCAGGGCATGGGTCAGGCAG GTGCCAGCCACAAACTCCCAGGAGGCTCTGCCAGATGCCGCTCAAAGGCAGCCCTACGCAGGGGTCAGCCCGAATGTCATGTCTGCAATGG CCAATGAAATGGCATCCATGAGGAACTCTGCTATGGTAGTACCTCCTGACGGGCAGGGAATGACTGGTGTTGGGCCAACTGAG GAGCCTGAGGATGTGAAGAATGTGCTACCTCTCCAGAATCCTCTGCACTTAGCAGCAATGCAGGAGAACGGCAGTAACGCCAGTGTTTCTG GTGATAGACTTCGGACCAAGATCAAAATGGAGAATTCTGATGATGATTTGGAGACGGAATTCAGCTTTGAGGGCTTACCAGATGAACCTGCAGAGGGTGATTCGAATACCGAGGTTTCTGACCCGAGTCCTGAGGGGAAAGAAGATGAGCAGATGGGGAAAGGCGGTAAACGGAAGAGGAAATGTGTGAGGAGGAAAGGCAGATATTACCCCAGGGAGAAAAAGCACATTTGTCCTGAGTGTGGGTACATGGCCTATTACCTTTCAGAAATGGTTAGACACATAAAAACCCACTTGACGAAAGGGGCCTATAAGTGCCTGGAGTGTGGGATGACCTACAAAGAGAAATCATCTCTGGAGGCCCACCAGCAAGTCCACATGGCCCAAGGTGATGCCAGCAGCAGCCAAAGTTATGGGGCAACGACCTCAAGTGCCCCGATGCGTAAAGAGCACACGTGCCCCACCTGTGGACAGGTCGAAGCTACACCAGAGTGTCTCTTTGAGCATATGATAGCCCACCTGGAGGCAAGGCCTTTCAAGTGTCCAGAATGTGAAAAAACCTTCCGGTATAAGTCGCATCTTGCTCTTCACCAGGAGACGCTACACTCTCAGCAAAAAAATGTTACGGATTACCGCAGGATGCCCAGAG ccGCCCCTGGGCCGAGCACGGCTGAAAACtctcctctgctgctgcagcccctgtcTACTGCTTTGACGAGCGCCGAGACCTATGGCGCTAGCTCCCCTTCAAAGCTGCTCTTGAGCCAATCCGAAGGAGAAGGAGTGCCTCTTTCTCGCTATGGGACAAAAACAGTGAAGGTGGTGCTGACCAAGTTTGCCAGGCTCTGCAATGGGAGGAAGCACACCTGCCCTGAATGTGGGTTTGTCTCTGAAAGCTTAGCGGGCATCATTCAACACAGGAGAGTGCACACGGGGGAGGTGCCCCATAAATGCAACAAATGTGGGAAATGCTTCAAGTCGTCGTCATACCTCGATAAACACTGCAGCAGAAATACATGCCAGCAAAACAGCCTTGCTCCAGATGCCCCTCTCGAAGACGGCCAGGTGTCATACGAAG GTGTTGAGGACCCTCTGCCCACAATTAAAacggaggaagaagagtttgagaTATCCCCAGAAGGTCTTACATTGAGTCACGAACCTGCTTTGAGTGAACACCCAGGAGAGGGCAGTTTGTCCGCGTTAGCTGCCATGGCAAGTTCAGCTAACTTTCAGAAAAAGCAACACACTTGCCCACAATGTGGGTACAAGGCTAGGAGTTTAACAGACCTTGTTTCCCATATGAGGAAACATACTGGAGAAAAGCCCTACATGTGCCCTCGGTGTGGAAAAAACTTTGCATGGAAAACGAGCCTTAGGAAACACATGTTATATATTTCCTGCTCAGCAAAGAAGCCTGTTCCTGACACCTCTGTTTCCAATACCCCTTTGGTTCCCCAGATTCCTGTGGCGGAATGTGACGTAACACTTGGCG ATGAGGAGGAGTTAATTAACATCCTGGCGAAAAAAGCTCAGAAAAAAGGAGTGAAAGTGCAGGAACTCCCCAGAAAACCTTCGGGTGGCGGATCtcaggctcaaggtcagcaagaATCGACTCACGACCGAGAAACCAGGGCTGCCAAGAGGAGCAGGTATCTATGGATGGAAAAGAACATCCAGTGTCCTGAATGTGGGCACAAATCCTACTATATCTCCGACCTGATGAGACACCAGAAAAGCCACGGaggcgagaagccctacaagtgcccTGAATGCTGGAGAGCTTTCTCTGACCCTTCTGTCTGCAGCAAACACTACAAGACAGTCCACCAGCCTGACAGTCGTTCTGGCGGCAGAAAGAAGCCCGTCAACAGAGCACGGAGCCTTCAGAAGGAGAAGAAGCACACGTGCGGCAAATGTGGGCATGAAACCTACAAATTGTCAACCCACCTTATCCATATGAAAAGCCATGTGGGTGACGGACCTTTTCCCTGTGACAAGTGCGGGCTAAACTTCACTTACAAATCGAATCTTTCCCGGCACAAAAAGTCCCACGAGGAAGATCTCTCCAATGCCAGAAAGAGCTCTCTCTCTGTACACCAGCAAGTTGCTACAG GCAACATGGTGACAGTGGAACTGAAACCTCTGAAAGTGCCGGTACTGAGCCACATGGACGATGCCAAGCTGGCTGAGCTCCGGGGACGATGGGGCCTTTGTAAAcaggaaaggggagaaaaagcAGAAAAGCCTGTTGCCTCCGCCGAGGGTGCTTCCACTGCTGAGGGTGCTTCCGCTGAGGGTGCTTCCACTGCCGAGGGTGATTCCACTGAGGGTGCTTCCACTGCCGAGGGTGATTCCACTGAGGATGCAAAGAGTGACTCGGCCAAGGACGCTGAGGCTGAGGCTGCGGAACTTGAGCTAGCAGAGATTAAAGCGAAAGTCCGTGCAAGGCTGGAAAGGTTTGCATATTCCAAAGGCGCGGAGACAAATCCCTGCCCGCCAGAGCAGCCAGACTGCCCCGGTGGAAGAGAAGCCACCAGCCAGACTGCCCCGGTGGAAGAGAAGCCACCACCTCCCGAAAGTTCTGCAAGCGAGAAATCCTCTGAGGGTGAGCCTGCCGCCGTAGCTGACCAACAGAGTAGCAACACAGGGGATGGGCCCCATGAAAGCGAGGATTGTGGGGAGGCCAAGCTGCTCTGCCACCAGGCCACGCACACAGAGGCAAAACCGTACCTCTGCTCCGTGTGCGGGCAGGATTTCATGCGGAAAGATTCCTTGGAAGCCCACGAGAAGACTCACGGCTTTGAGTGCAGCAAGCGCTTTGAGGAAGCCTCATAG